Part of the Lolium rigidum isolate FL_2022 chromosome 6, APGP_CSIRO_Lrig_0.1, whole genome shotgun sequence genome, agtcactgagttttagAATTTTACTAAATCATCATTGCCACCTCTCACTATAGGTGAACCATGGAGATTATGGAAATGAAGCTTTAATTTGCTTCTCATAATCCACAACATAAATTCTTATACAGTTTTAATATGTACTATCTCTAATTACATTGGTTATTTACCCCCTCCCCTCCTAAATAATTTCCAGCACTGCAAACATGAAGTTAATGACTTGCAATAACTATATTTTTTCTAAATTAGGCGTGTCTTAAACTATGGGTATCTGTGGGTCGTGTATGGACATATTTTTTGTATCAATGGGTAGTACCCATACTCTACACATCAAGTTGCGGGGCAGATATGGGTACATTCATGTGCCCAGAAGTATACCTAAACCCTGCCCATCTTGATGTCACATGTGCACCCTCAAGTTCTAGTTCCACTAGCTCTCCCCATCTTGACTTGACATGATCGACCGACGTAGGTAGGGGCATGCCAGGCAGGAAGAAGGCTAGTAGGGAGCAGGAGGGCATGACTTTGATGTGGCGGCACACGGTAGGCCGTGAACTATTGATCTACCCAATGAGTACCCAGTGAATATTGGGTACCCAGTGGGTAAGGGTACCTACCAGGTATGAGTGCGGGTAAATTTTTATACATGTGGGTACGGGTAAGTATATGAGTAGAATTTGGTATCCATGAGCTATACATATATGTGTATGATATTGTTTATTTGTTTTACCCTACCTATACCATATACATTGCTATCCTTAGTAAGCTCTGCCATGCACGGAGGGATTGCACCAAGTAACACAAACTCACTATGACCTAGAATAGCTAGTTTGTGTGCAATAATTCAACTTCAATGGATGTATTATGGCATATCTCAAAATTTTAAAACGTTCAGTgagcaaagaaaaaaaatcattacCCGTATGGTTAGAGATGTTGCGTATTTCCTAGCTTATCTTATCCATTTGCAATCAAAAACGGAATGACAGATAAACCTATCCTAGCATGTCTCAATCATGAGAATTATTTGGACCCATGGCCCATATCTTGGACGTGTTGACATATTGAAGACCCCTTGATGTGGAGACGGCACCAACTGGGGCAAGTAAACAAAGGAgccgctctcctcctctcctggtGGGATGACCGAACTGCAAGATGGTCCAAATGTAGCTTTCATGTAACTGGCCACATGGAAAATGCCTTTTGGCTCATGGTCACATGTGGTCATTGTGGTGAATAAAGTTCCCCAAGTTAATGATTTTTCTGCTATTTTGCCTCCACCAAATTCCTTTGCCGCTACTGAAAACCCCGTGTTTTGAACACGGCCGCAATGTTTTGTCAGATACAAATTACTATGCACCATCGGAAAAATTTGTTCGTTTTAGGGGTACCTAAGTTCTGACACCataataatggtttaacatttattTTCTCGTTGAAAAACATAAAGTACATTATCCATAAAGAACATAAAGTAAATTTCGGTAGCTGCGTGTTTAGGCTTGAATGACGGTTTATCTCCTTGATGTTCATCACTGCATATCAAGTGTTCACTACTTCGGAATCAAGAGAGTGGTCATGACCGCCAAGCCTAGCTCCAACTCTACCAAAAGAAAGTACTTTCTGAATTCTGATGGTCATGGGTCGACATTCATCCTGTAATCACGTTTGGTTTATCTGGTGTCAGTTCCTCTCTGAATGGGATTCCACGAACCCAAGCTGATTGATCCTCCTCTTGTTGCCAAGTGGCAGGTTAAGCCTTCGGTTAGGCCTACCGTTTGGCAGCTTGGCTAGCTGTTCAGCTATTTGACGCTAAGAACTTGTACGCACGTATAATAATTCTCTGACGTAGACGTCTGGGCTTATGAGTGACACTCTAGCAGTTGACACAGCACTTACGTGTTTCTCCCATTTCAGTTTGTCTACAGAGTTGGATTTTAATTTACAGAACCATGGAAACAATTAGTTCATAGAcgggtttgaactttgaactcTTTTATTGTTTCTTGGACATGTCGAACTTTGAAATGTTGATGAGCCATGGCATGTGAAAATAACCAACGCAAAGAGAAAAATAGGGTGAAGAATAGTACTGCTCAGACAGAATGCCAGATTTGACTATTGATCGCAAGCATCGCTCCAGGCAAGTTGCTGCGAAAAGGATCTGATAGTCAAACAAAGCAAGCGAGATCAGCTGTGAAACCATTCAAACTTGTTTGACTTGGAAGAAATCCTCGCAGCTTTTGAGATCATGATTCACAAGAGGGAGCGGGGAATTAAAATTGATGGTGGCCGAGTCATGGGTCTGTCTGTTCAGACTTGCCTGTCAGACGAATCGTTCTACGTTAGTTTCTTCCAAGGAAAATGATGTGCAACTGCCAACAGTACTAATCAACAGAATATCCACCTAGAAAACGGTACTGTGCCGACGAGTATTAAAATCTGGATTGCGATATCATCACGGCTCACAAATGTACAAAGAAACAGGTAACGCAGAAGGCCAGAAGTGTACATGTACAGACGCATCGGTAAGTTGTGTCCAAATGCAGCTACCTAGAAGGTGTTGTATCCAAATGCAGCTACATATCCGAGGAAAATAAGTTGTGTACCCCATAGTACATGGACATTTTCACTTGGAACTTTCAGTCAACATAACACCCACGGTAAAAAAGATTGGGCAAAATCTGCTAGGACCCATATAGTGGTTCCAAGAAAACTTTAGACGGAAGTTTTTTGCTTTAACCGAAGACTATCTGAAAATGTTTCAGTGGCCATTTTCCCGTTCCAGGTATCAACCAATATAGTCCGGTGGTTCTGGGGAAGGTGATTTTGTGTGAAATGTTCGTGAGAGATTTGCAATTATTCAGGTTTCTCATACATGCCAACTACCTCTTTTTATAGTATGGCTTATATAGGACTCGAaaaaaaatttggtaaaatctaAGCTCTATGGTACTACATTCTCATTTTCAGGGGTCATCAATGATTTTCATCCAACTTGTATAGGAAATAAAACCCACAACAATTCGTACACAAGTTAGTTTCTTAATTGTAAAGATACTGGTCAGTTGATTTTTTTACTACAACCAAATCAAGTGCTGGATCGGTGACACTGCGATAGTGTTGAACTAGTAAACCAGGCACCACACAGAAGTCAGAATAATTAGACAATTGAGATGACACTCTGCTTACAAGCTGACATATAAGAGGAAATTAAAGCAAAAAGACAAATCCATACGCTAGCGGTGAGTTAAAAAAAATCAGAGGAAAATGTACGAAGGGAAATTGCAAGTATATGGCGGTCCCAAACATCAAACAATTTATTAACACTCGTGACCGCATGGTTAATCAAGAAAGCATGCATTTTTTCACTATTGATGAACGTTGCTGCATCATCACTGGATAGCTTTTCCCAATGTCATAGAAGATGCCAGATTTGACTACTGATGCAAGCATCGCATGCAGTGCAAATCTCCAGCAAACTTGTTGAAAAGATCTGATGGTCAAGCCTCAAGCAAGCAAGATTAGTTGTGAAATGACTCAAACTTGATTGACTTGAAGATTTCTTAGCAGCTTTtaagagaaaagaaaataaaaatagagtgTGGTGAGTACATGTGTCAGTCTGTTCAACCATGTTTATCAGAAAAATCATTCTCGTTAATTTCTCCCCAAAAAAATGGATGCGCAACTGCCAACAGTATCATAAATAAATTTCCAGCTAGAAAAAGGATGGTCATGTCTCTAACGAGTATTAATTCTGGATTGCGATATGGTCACTAGTGTACAAAGAAACACACATCGCAGAAGACAACAAGCGTACAGGTACACCCACTACAGGTACAAGTCTACTCCATGACGACAAAGGTTGGACCAAAGGAATGGCGTAGTGGCTTCAGGCCATTTTCTGCGCAAACGTGCGATGAATGAGCAAGCCAGTCAGCTTTACATACAAACAATAGAATACAAAGTTTCAATAAATATATTTGTTTGTGAAACAATCAGCACAGTACAAGGGTGCAAAGAACACAGTAAGCAACCGAGTAGATTATGGACAATTTCAAAAACGACAGAACCATCTCGAGTAGCGATCTGTAATTAAAAGATCAAGTGGCTAAGATAGGTCATTAACTAATTATTATCTACACAAACAGCTTCAACAAGCCCAGTAGTCACTTCGGTTGAAGCAGGAAGCCCAATGATGATCTCTTATTAGTTCCTCGTCTTTACAGGATCTATAACTTCTGGTATTCCATCAGGTAAATCTGAGCATTACGAAACAGAGAAGTTGGGGAATGCGTCCAAGCTGTTTGCTAGCAAGCCGCTGAGTCCTAAACTGTCAGTTCCATTCAAAAGCCTAGAGCGAAATGCCCCAAGCTCTGGCTCACCGGTGGATTCAGGCTGAAAGCGAGCAGGTAACCATGTATAAGAATTCAACAACCAGAAGAGAAAGCAAAACAAAGATCTGAAAGATATCAACGTTTCTTAGAAGCCCTGACCGGTACCATTGAGACATCTGGTTTCACATTCTCATTATTGCCAAAGCATGGTACCGGAGGTATTGGTTCCTCTTTCCTGCCTTCAGTACAACATTGCTGCAGAAAGAGAAGGCGATAAGCAACACATACTGTGTCTGGAAAACAAAACATTAGGAGAGCAAGGGAAATAGCAGCTACCTGATCACCATCTGCATCAGATTCAGGGATTGCACCCAGCATAGATGAGGCAAGAGCACTACTGTTGCTAGGAGCTGACAAGGGTCCCCTGACTGAAGTTTGCTTCCGGGAAGGAAATGCATGACAAGTTTCTTCTGCATCCCAAAGGGATGGATTTGACACTTTCGGTTGGTTAGTTTGCTGTTGTCGAATCAAGGAGGCAATAGCAGCATCAAATGAGTCACATGTAGCAGGAAGCTGCTGAAGAATACTTTGTGAAGGTGGTTGTTTGCTGTCTTGAGAGGGTACAACTTCCGATAACAGTGCTCCGAAACTGATATTGGATATGCAGTCAATCCATGAAAGTGGTGTCACTTTGCTTTGGTTGTCCTAATTACAGAACATACAAAGAAGATTAAGTCTCAGGTACAAATGGCACCATTGTTCTAAGAAACATGTGACATTGCATACTCACCGACACAGTCTGTTCTGGAGTAGACTCAACGGATCGTCTGGCAAAATTAGCTGGAAACTCACTCAAATTAACCATTTGTTCTTGTTGACTGGAAGGGGGATCTGAAGGCCTGTCGACAATAGTCTTTTCTGCAGAGTGCACTGATGGCAAAGATGCTACGCTGCTTTGTTGCTTCAAAATAGGTTCAAACCATCCATACCTAAAGCAAGAAGAAATAATAATTAGCTGACAATTCACGTACTCAGTTGATTTTTTTCAGAAAAATAGTAAAAATTTCAGGAAAATACGCCCACCGATTTTCATAATATGCTATTTGACTTGAAAATCTCCAAAACTGAACCATCAGTGTGATGAATTTTATGTATGTTAATAAATACAAAACTATGATCATAAGAAAGGATGCATTTATATATTGGTGCGAAATCAGATTGAAAGTAACCATTTCTGGGTAAGAAATTGAACCTTAATCGAAATGTTGAAGGGCTGCCAACAGCAGCATAAACATCGCCAGCTGTGCAAGAATCCTTAAGGGTCCATTTTTCACTGTCAGCAATGCTATCCAGTCTAGCACTGTAAGGGAAGAGCATGAGGTCGCCTTTTGCGCAACTAGAACGGCCCCATTTTGTGTTCAGATGTTGCACAATTGAGGACACCTTCTTTCGAGGAGCCAAAGTTAACTCCAGGTAAGGATTGTGATTTTCCTGTTACATTAAGTGGTCTAATAAGCCATGCGAAGAGATCGAGGGAAGGTGAAGTTGAAAGAGTATTTATAAAATCTCGTGCAAAAATCTGAGATAATCACCTGCTGTAGAATAGTTTGAATCGCCTCATCTATTGGGAAAAACTGAAGCTTCATCTTTCCAGAATGATTTGGCAGCTTAGCCAATAGGTTTGTCGAATTGCTAAATGGTGCCACCATAAAGCTGCCACCCTTCAACTGAATCTTAGTGCCAGTAATCTTATTGTCAGTATGTGATTGAGCATCTCCCCTTACGCATTTTGGCACAACATTGCCTGAAAAAGTAATTTGTTATTTGAGTAGACTGTTACTCATGAAACCCCAGACatatgctaagcaacagacagagACATATTGTTGGTTCAGTTCAATTATAACTACACGTGAGAACTTATTTTCCTACTCCGACAGTTGATTTATCTGGAATGAAATTCAGTAAATAATGTAAAGCAATAGGAAATAGGACAAGAAAACATCACCTGACGATTTCTTAGAATATTTGCCTGGCTTCAAGCACTGGATCTTATTGCCAGGCTTGGCCTTTGCATCTGCATCCGCTGGTTTACCGTGCTGCTGGGGAGCTTTCATGATTTTCTGATACTATTGATCTTGCCCTAGGAAAATTCTACCTTTCCTGCAGTTAATAAATTGGGGCACCAGTTATGAATTTAGCTTGTAATAACTCTTCTCAGTTTGAGAAAGGGTGATTATATGATGTGTGACAAGTTATTCATTAAAGATGATGCACGTTATTCAGAAAATTGGCAAGTAACATGCAGGAAACTAAACCCAAATGGTAGCAGGTAAGGACGTTTTTGTTCGATTTAACAAGAATTCAATTCTTTCCAGTGCAGAGAGTAAGCAATTTTAAATCTGATCTAAACAAGAATTCAATTATGTCCAGTGCAGGGA contains:
- the LOC124661602 gene encoding TSL-kinase interacting protein 1-like isoform X3, with the translated sequence MKAPQQHGKPADADAKAKPGNKIQCLKPGKYSKKSSGNVVPKCVRGDAQSHTDNKITGTKIQLKGGSFMVAPFSNSTNLLAKLPNHSGKMKLQFFPIDEAIQTILQQENHNPYLELTLAPRKKVSSIVQHLNTKWGRSSCAKGDLMLFPYSARLDSIADSEKWTLKDSCTAGDVYAAVGSPSTFRLRYGWFEPILKQQSSVASLPSVHSAEKTIVDRPSDPPSSQQEQMVNLSEFPANFARRSVESTPEQTVSDNQSKVTPLSWIDCISNISFGALLSEVVPSQDSKQPPSQSILQQLPATCDSFDAAIASLIRQQQTNQPKVSNPSLWDAEETCHAFPSRKQTSVRGPLSAPSNSSALASSMLGAIPESDADGDQQCCTEGRKEEPIPPVPCFGNNENVKPDVSMVPVRASKKP
- the LOC124661602 gene encoding TSL-kinase interacting protein 1-like isoform X1, yielding MKAPQQHGKPADADAKAKPGNKIQCLKPGKYSKKSSGNVVPKCVRGDAQSHTDNKITGTKIQLKGGSFMVAPFSNSTNLLAKLPNHSGKMKLQFFPIDEAIQTILQQENHNPYLELTLAPRKKVSSIVQHLNTKWGRSSCAKGDLMLFPYSARLDSIADSEKWTLKDSCTAGDVYAAVGSPSTFRLRYGWFEPILKQQSSVASLPSVHSAEKTIVDRPSDPPSSQQEQMVNLSEFPANFARRSVESTPEQTVSDNQSKVTPLSWIDCISNISFGALLSEVVPSQDSKQPPSQSILQQLPATCDSFDAAIASLIRQQQTNQPKVSNPSLWDAEETCHAFPSRKQTSVRGPLSAPSNSSALASSMLGAIPESDADGDQQCCTEGRKEEPIPPVPCFGNNENVKPDVSMVPPESTGEPELGAFRSRLLNGTDSLGLSGLLANSLDAFPNFSVS
- the LOC124661602 gene encoding TSL-kinase interacting protein 1-like isoform X2; the protein is MKAPQQHGKPADADAKAKPGNKIQCLKPGKYSKKSSGNVVPKCVRGDAQSHTDNKITGTKIQLKGGSFMVAPFSNSTNLLAKLPNHSGKMKLQFFPIDEAIQTILQQENHNPYLELTLAPRKKVSSIVQHLNTKWGRSSCAKGDLMLFPYSARLDSIADSEKWTLKDSCTAGDVYAAVGSPSTFRLRYGWFEPILKQQSSVASLPSVHSAEKTIVDRPSDPPSSQQEQMVNLSEFPANFARRSVESTPEQTVSDNQSKVTPLSWIDCISNISFGALLSEVVPSQDSKQPPSQSILQQLPATCDSFDAAIASLIRQQQTNQPKVSNPSLWDAEETCHAFPSRKQTSVRGPLSAPSNSSALASSMLGAIPESDADGDQQCCTEGRKEEPIPPVPCFGNNENVKPDVSMPESTGEPELGAFRSRLLNGTDSLGLSGLLANSLDAFPNFSVS